Proteins found in one Deltaproteobacteria bacterium IMCC39524 genomic segment:
- the secD gene encoding protein translocase subunit SecD — MSNSLKIRTGLVLGCLILALVSLGPTLFGSDLPDWWRKTFDPIHLGLDLQGGMHLVLGVDVDKAVESRLDTIVDQSEDLLREKDVIFKRIDRSSGERIIVTVYDEEAGEQADTIMAENFPNLEAMTLTAEGAYIQKNYRLSDNEIEAVREYAVRQALETLRNRVDQFGVSEPTLQRQEGNRILIQLPGVKDPQRAIDLLGKTARLEFKMVMEDANPQDAIAGNLPSGGQLLYERRVDPRSGAVSESPLVVEDKTVLTGDLLSNAQVRIDTRFNDPYVAIDFNSVGAKRFDQITGANVGKRMAIVLDDTVYSAPVIRERISGGSAQVSGSFTEQEATDLAIVLRAGSLPAPVDILENRTVGPSLGQDSIDQGMRSVLIGFVLVVVAMLIYYKFSGLVANTVLMLNLVFIMAMLSIFGATLTLPGIAGIVLTVGMAVDANVLIFERIREELRLGRTPRAALEAGFEKAKLTIIDANVTTLIAALVLFQFGTGPVKGFAVTLSVGIISSLFTAVVVSRLIFDLYLSRCKVDRLSI; from the coding sequence ATGTCCAATAGCCTCAAGATTCGGACCGGCCTGGTTCTGGGCTGCCTCATCCTGGCCCTTGTCTCGCTCGGACCGACGCTCTTCGGTAGTGATTTGCCGGACTGGTGGCGCAAGACTTTTGACCCGATTCACCTCGGTCTTGACCTGCAAGGTGGCATGCACCTGGTTCTCGGTGTTGATGTCGATAAAGCGGTTGAAAGTCGTCTCGATACGATTGTCGATCAGTCGGAAGACCTGTTGCGTGAAAAGGACGTGATCTTCAAGAGGATCGATCGATCTTCCGGAGAGCGCATCATTGTCACCGTTTACGATGAAGAAGCTGGAGAGCAGGCCGATACGATCATGGCCGAAAATTTCCCGAATCTCGAAGCGATGACGCTGACGGCCGAAGGTGCTTATATCCAGAAGAATTATCGTTTGAGCGACAATGAAATCGAGGCGGTTCGCGAGTACGCTGTTCGCCAGGCCCTTGAAACGCTACGCAATCGTGTTGACCAGTTTGGTGTGAGTGAGCCTACCCTGCAACGCCAGGAAGGCAATCGCATCCTGATTCAGTTGCCTGGCGTCAAGGACCCTCAACGCGCCATCGATCTGCTCGGTAAAACGGCGCGTCTTGAATTTAAGATGGTTATGGAAGATGCCAACCCGCAGGACGCTATTGCAGGGAACCTGCCTTCCGGTGGCCAACTCCTTTATGAGCGTCGGGTTGATCCCCGCTCTGGAGCGGTTTCCGAGAGCCCTCTCGTCGTCGAGGACAAAACGGTTCTAACAGGTGACCTTCTCTCCAATGCCCAGGTTCGTATCGACACCCGCTTCAACGATCCTTATGTTGCTATCGACTTTAACTCGGTTGGCGCGAAACGCTTTGATCAGATTACCGGTGCCAATGTCGGCAAACGAATGGCGATCGTCCTGGACGACACGGTTTATTCCGCGCCAGTTATCCGCGAGCGGATTTCCGGTGGCAGTGCTCAGGTCAGCGGCAGCTTCACCGAGCAGGAAGCCACGGATCTGGCAATCGTTCTGCGCGCAGGCTCCTTGCCTGCGCCGGTTGACATCCTTGAAAACCGCACCGTCGGACCGTCTTTGGGTCAGGATTCAATCGATCAGGGCATGCGCTCGGTTCTGATCGGCTTCGTGCTGGTCGTCGTCGCCATGTTGATTTATTACAAATTCTCCGGTCTCGTTGCCAATACCGTCCTGATGTTGAATCTTGTGTTCATCATGGCCATGTTGTCGATCTTTGGTGCAACCCTGACGCTGCCCGGTATCGCCGGTATCGTTTTGACCGTCGGTATGGCGGTTGATGCCAATGTCCTTATTTTCGAGCGGATCCGGGAAGAGCTGCGTCTGGGTAGAACACCCCGTGCTGCTCTGGAAGCCGGTTTCGAAAAAGCGAAGCTGACGATTATCGATGCCAATGTAACAACCCTGATTGCTGCACTGGTCCTGTTCCAGTTCGGCACCGGTCCGGTTAAAGGTTTTGCCGTCACTTTGTCGGTCGGCATCATTTCATCACTCTTTACCGCAGTTGTGGTTTCGCGACTGATTTTCGATCTTTACCTGTCGCGCTGTAAAGTTGATCGCCTGAGTATCTAG
- the yajC gene encoding preprotein translocase subunit YajC — protein sequence MFATNAYAMAGGAEQQAGGSGMEGIVMLVIMFAIFYLLLIRPQQKRAKQHKELVQSLKAGDQIVSAGGIHGKVVAVQEDIVTLEVASNVRIKINRSSVVGTKTDSLEE from the coding sequence ATGTTCGCAACAAACGCATATGCAATGGCAGGTGGCGCTGAACAACAAGCTGGAGGGTCCGGTATGGAAGGGATTGTGATGCTGGTCATCATGTTTGCAATCTTTTACTTGTTGCTGATCCGTCCGCAACAGAAGCGCGCCAAACAGCACAAAGAACTGGTACAAAGTTTGAAAGCTGGCGATCAGATTGTTTCCGCCGGTGGTATTCACGGTAAAGTTGTGGCTGTTCAGGAAGATATAGTGACCCTCGAAGTTGCCAGCAATGTTCGTATTAAAATCAACCGCAGCTCTGTCGTTGGCACCAAGACAGATAGCCTGGAAGAATAG
- the tgt gene encoding tRNA guanosine(34) transglycosylase Tgt, which produces MSSLNKNLHKGPMTFDLLKECSETRARRGTIHTRRGAVETPAFMPVGTQGTVKGMMPEQLKEIGSQIILGNTYHLYLRPGHERMARFGGLHKFMNWDRPILTDSGGFQVFSLGDLRKIDEDGVRFQSHLDGSKHILTPELSIAIQEALGSDIMMVFDECIPHPSTREYICTSTARSTRWAARCKDARTDESAALFGIVQGGMEEDLRQKSVEGLLEIGFDGYALGGLSVGEPAEVMYQVMDWSLPLLPKDHPRYVMGVGTPENLVEAVSRGADMFDCVMPTRNARNGVLFTSFGKLSIKQARFIEDEMPIDPECSCYVCRNYSRAYLRHLYQSNEILSSVLNTTHNLYYYLHLMKRMRDAISEGTFKIFREDFYRKRIPTGEA; this is translated from the coding sequence TTAAATAAAAATTTACATAAAGGGCCGATGACCTTTGACCTTTTAAAAGAGTGTTCGGAGACCCGGGCTCGCCGCGGTACTATTCATACGCGTAGAGGCGCTGTTGAAACACCGGCCTTCATGCCGGTGGGTACGCAGGGTACAGTCAAAGGGATGATGCCCGAGCAGCTTAAGGAGATCGGCTCGCAGATTATCCTGGGCAACACCTATCACCTTTACCTGCGTCCTGGTCATGAGCGGATGGCTCGCTTCGGTGGCCTGCATAAATTCATGAACTGGGATCGGCCGATTCTCACCGACAGCGGCGGTTTTCAGGTTTTCAGTTTGGGAGATCTACGTAAAATCGATGAGGACGGGGTCCGTTTCCAGTCCCATCTTGATGGCAGCAAACACATCTTGACTCCCGAGCTCTCGATTGCCATTCAGGAAGCCCTCGGTTCAGATATCATGATGGTCTTCGATGAATGTATTCCGCACCCGTCGACGCGAGAGTATATATGTACTTCGACAGCCCGCTCAACGCGTTGGGCGGCTCGTTGTAAAGACGCTCGTACGGATGAGAGCGCTGCTCTCTTCGGTATCGTTCAGGGTGGGATGGAAGAGGACTTACGGCAGAAGAGTGTTGAAGGGCTACTTGAAATCGGTTTTGACGGCTATGCCCTTGGCGGGCTTTCCGTTGGTGAACCTGCAGAAGTCATGTATCAGGTCATGGACTGGTCATTGCCTTTGCTGCCCAAAGATCATCCCCGCTACGTGATGGGTGTCGGTACCCCGGAAAATCTTGTTGAAGCCGTTTCCCGTGGCGCTGACATGTTCGATTGTGTCATGCCGACACGTAATGCCCGCAACGGTGTTCTCTTTACCAGCTTCGGTAAACTCAGCATCAAACAGGCCCGTTTTATCGAAGATGAAATGCCGATCGATCCGGAATGCTCCTGCTATGTCTGTCGCAACTATAGTCGTGCATATTTACGTCATTTGTATCAAAGTAACGAAATCCTCTCATCGGTATTGAATACTACCCACAATCTGTATTACTATCTGCACCTCATGAAGAGGATGAGAGATGCCATCAGTGAAGGCACCTTTAAAATATTTCGTGAAGATTTCTATCGAAAACGTATACCAACCGGTGAAGCTTAA